In Hemiscyllium ocellatum isolate sHemOce1 chromosome 16, sHemOce1.pat.X.cur, whole genome shotgun sequence, one genomic interval encodes:
- the LOC132823531 gene encoding keratinocyte proline-rich protein-like, which yields SPCPHSSPHPHPSPCPHPSPTPCPHPSPCPHPSPCPHPAPCSHAFPCPHSSPCPHPSPCPHPSPCPHPSPCPHPAPCSHAFPCPHSSPCPHPSPCP from the exons tctccgtgtccccattcCTCTCCGCATCctcatccctctccgtgtccccatccctctccga ctccgtgtccccatccctctccatgtccccatccctctccatgtccccatcccgCTCCGTGTTCCCATGCCTTTCCGTGTCCCCATTcttctccgtgtccccatccctctccgtgtccccatccctctccgtgtccccatccctctccgtgtccccatcccgcTCCGTGTTCCCATGCCTTTCCGTGTCCCCATTcttctccgtgtccccatccctctccgtgtccc